GGGAGAAAGCCCCTAATGGCGGAATCGGGTTCTGACCCCTTTTGATCGCCCGACATTTTTTCTGGCCCCTTTATAGTCTAGATTCTATTTATAGTTTTAAATAATGATTCAAGTTAATACCAATAAACACTGGAAAGTACGAATTGAATCACTCTCTCAAACCAAAACCATCAATTCCGTTAGTTGTTTGCTCTATATTGGTACTTATCGCATCCTTAATTCTAGTCGCTTTATGTATTGCGATGTTTTTTGCCACCTGGAATCCATGCTCCGTGTTCGGCGGCGCTATTCTACTCCCGCTTCCATTAGTCTTGGCAATCCTGCAATATTATGGCACATTTCATGCAAAAGAATCAGCTGCATTAACTACGGCTAAATTACTTTTCGCTTTAGGCGGATTCGCGTTTTGCGCTTTTATAATGACGCTTGGCAATCTTATATTTAATCAGATAAGTTTACCTTGGGTCTCACTTCTCATTCCTGTACTTACTTTTGGAGTAGTTGCTTTATTTTTAGGATGGCTCAATTTAGGTTGGTCAAGGCAACTGAAAAGTAGCTCTCCCTCAAAATCACATACTATCAATAGTAATCGTTTGATGTTTCGTGATCTTATTACTGGAATGATTGCTCTCACTGGTGTGACGATACTCGTCGTTTATTTCGTACAATCGACGGCTCCTCAGTATGCTGAAAATATCCCATATAACAAAGCTCCATTTAAACTCCTCCCGGCAGGTGCCAGCAACGTATCATTCTGTCAGGGGCCCCGCGGAACTATTGCCTGCGAATTCACAATCGATGAGATTGCATTTATAAATTGGGTTGATTCTGGAATTGGATCTCTTGAATCCCAAGCGGCAAATATTTCGCTTCAGTCGATCACGACACCCTACACAATTCGTCGTTTTAACAATCTTAGTTCAGATTTGAATGGATCGGATTTTGCCACGATATCGGAAGGTTTGTACTATCGTTGGTCTAAAGAGGATCGAGGGGTTTATGCTGCGTATGACCGGACCAAAAATCGTGCGTATTACTTTGCTCATTACCACTAGGAGTCAAAAGGGGGCAGGTGACCCCCTTTTTAATCTTCAATTTCTGGTTTTTTGAAGATTCGTCCCCAGAGATAGTTGCCAACAAACGCCCCCCCGATCAATCCCAAAGTAATGAGCTGAAATTGTGGTCGCTTGCCGTTTTTCAGGTCAACGGTTGAAAAAATAATGGCTGCAGCAATACCGCCGCAAACAATCGCACCGATCACACCGCCAAGATTTAAATTGATATTTTCCATACCGAACGCCCTTTATTCTGACCCTTTTAAACCATTCAGATCATTAAATCATATTACTGGCATTATCCGTGTAGGGGGGGAGGCCAATCCTGTATTCCAAGTTCCCTCATTCTGTCATCATATTTTTTAGTTGATGGTAAATCAGATGAGAGAACTGCTTCAATAAACTCAATCGGTGGTTGATAATGATGATCGCATACATAATGCATAATCAGATTAGGAGCAGCATACACAATTCCATGTTTGCCAAATACTCGTATTTCAGATCTACCAAGTTTTCTTTTCTGCAAATTATGTTCAAACACAAGTGGACCAATTGCAGGATTGCTACAAAGTTCGCACTCGTGGAATCCTCTAGTTTGAGGGACAGGTGTTAAACAAAATAACCATAAACGATCGATAAATTTTTCTTCTACCTCCCCAATTGTATAATCAAATCCTCTGCCTAACCAACCAATGTTTAACGTTTTCTTATATGTCCACTGGCTCGAATAATTATAAACAGAAAGATCCTCGAAATATGTCATTGTCAATTACTCACAAAGGGGGGCAGTCTATAATTAAGAGTCGCTGACCTCTTTTCCTCCTGTTACTTTCAATCCTCCAATAAATTCTGCCCCGATTCTGGTGAGCGGGATTGCTTTGCCTGTTGTTCAATCTCGTTCGCTTCACTGGTCAAATCGCCTTCCGCTTCGTTGGCCGAGGCTGCTTCTTCTCTCGACGGCGTCAGTTGCTCTTGTGGTATCACAACAGGCTCTGGGATCTGGTCGTGTTCTGAGATCATCTGCACCGGCACGCCTTCGGGAAAGACGATCTCGCGTGCCTCATCAGGCATCGAGATTCCTGCCTGATCGAACGCGAGTTTGGTGAGACGAATGACTGCCGAACGGACTTTGAACGTGCTGAATTCGGCCGTGTTGACCCAGAAATAAACCCTTAAATTGACAGTAGAAGCGCCGAGCGATTCTACCAGTACCATTGATTCCGGATCGGCGACAACAGCGGGGTGATCCTCGAGAACCTTCAAGGCGATCGCCTGTGCTTTCGAAATGGTGTCGGCGTAACCGATCCCTATCTGGAAATCGAAGCGGGTATTCGGATTGGCCGAAAAGTTGGTGATGACTTCTTTGTAGATGGTGGCATTGGGAATCTGAACGTGGTTTCCCTCAAGCGTCATCAGCAGGGCTGAGCGGGTATTAACGCTTTGCAGATACCCCTTGTAGCCAGCGACCTCGATCAGATCACCCATCACAAACGGTCTCTGGATACTGATCAAGATACTGGCGAGAAAGTTTTCGGCGATATCGCGAAAGGCGAATCCGATCACCAGAGCCACCAGTCCTGTCCCTCCCAGAACCGTCATCGCCAGCCGCGTTAAACCCGAAAACTTCAGGACGAGATAGAGTCCAAGCAGAAAGACCGGGATGGCGACCGCCCGCGAAACGACGTTTCCCAGCAAGAGGCTTTTCATCCGTCTTTGAAACAGACCGGCCGTAAGTCTTGTTGTCCACCCAGTGGCCCACCAGGTCACTATCAGGAACAAGATTCCGACCACAATCAGCGGACTGTTTTGAACCATCTTCGAGCCGAGAGCCGTGAGTTCTCCAAACGCATCCGAGAGATCCCACATCGATTTTTGACGGACTTCGATGCGATTGACGACGGCCACGACATCCTGGGTTTTGGATGCCAATTTTGCCGCCCACTCCTTGTGCGGTTCTGTATCCACCTGACCAGAGAGGAATACGACACCTTCGTCGACGTGCGCTTCAGGCTGTTTGAACCACCCGGTCGCTTCCAGAATCCGAACCAGTCGGGTTTCAATTTCGGCGTCGGCCGCAACGGGATTCACGTCAACCTTCTCCGGGGTTTCCGGGGCTTTCGTGTCGGTGGATTCCGGTGGCGCTTCTGGCGGGGGCTGATCCTGAGCAGCGGCCACTGACATTGAAAGTTGACAGACGACAACGACAACACAGAGAAAGTACCAAGACCTCCATCCCAACGAGCCGCTCATAATGGAGTGT
This genomic interval from Gimesia alba contains the following:
- a CDS encoding DUF7919 family protein, with translation MTYFEDLSVYNYSSQWTYKKTLNIGWLGRGFDYTIGEVEEKFIDRLWLFCLTPVPQTRGFHECELCSNPAIGPLVFEHNLQKRKLGRSEIRVFGKHGIVYAAPNLIMHYVCDHHYQPPIEFIEAVLSSDLPSTKKYDDRMRELGIQDWPPPLHG
- a CDS encoding mechanosensitive ion channel family protein — its product is MRRTESTPTTHRFLGELKKHSIMSGSLGWRSWYFLCVVVVVCQLSMSVAAAQDQPPPEAPPESTDTKAPETPEKVDVNPVAADAEIETRLVRILEATGWFKQPEAHVDEGVVFLSGQVDTEPHKEWAAKLASKTQDVVAVVNRIEVRQKSMWDLSDAFGELTALGSKMVQNSPLIVVGILFLIVTWWATGWTTRLTAGLFQRRMKSLLLGNVVSRAVAIPVFLLGLYLVLKFSGLTRLAMTVLGGTGLVALVIGFAFRDIAENFLASILISIQRPFVMGDLIEVAGYKGYLQSVNTRSALLMTLEGNHVQIPNATIYKEVITNFSANPNTRFDFQIGIGYADTISKAQAIALKVLEDHPAVVADPESMVLVESLGASTVNLRVYFWVNTAEFSTFKVRSAVIRLTKLAFDQAGISMPDEAREIVFPEGVPVQMISEHDQIPEPVVIPQEQLTPSREEAASANEAEGDLTSEANEIEQQAKQSRSPESGQNLLED